From the Glycine max cultivar Williams 82 chromosome 11, Glycine_max_v4.0, whole genome shotgun sequence genome, the window CCCATGTTGCTTGATTTCACAGAACCATGAGTACCAAAACAAAGGCAAAAGGTTAAACTAATACATGTGCTTTAATGCTGGTAATTTAAGCCAAAACTTATCAATATTTCCTGAATAGGACATAAAGAGGCACTCTACGTCAACCTTCTTTATGCTCCATTTATCCCCTTATAACTTCAGAGAAAGACATATCAATGTTCAATAAGGTTACTCGCATATATACAGATAGAGAAGAAGGATACTCTAGTAATCTACATGATCTAGATAGGAATAATAACAAATTTCCTTGCTCAAGGCATGAGCATCCATATACCCAAATTGTAACAGACATTTTGTAACCTTATTATAATGAATATCATCAACTAATTTGTTTCAAAGATTTTTGAATCCTACCTTCTCCAATGGATAAGCAGTTTTGCCACATGTGGCACACTTTTCTTGGGTGCCAGAAAACATGCTCGCAGCTTTACTAGGAGACCTTGTCTGGAATAAACAAAAGATGCCAATAGTTATTCAATAAGACCGAATGCTTTAGACCTACTTATCACaatgaagtttgaaatttgCAAAATTAAGCATTTTACCAGCTCATGTGTTGTCTTATCTGCTAGCTTTGCAGCTGTTCAAAATGAATATATGGCCAATTAATGAGGCATATGATTCAAAAACCACACAAACACAGCTTCATTctcaaagaagaaaaggaagaacacATACGTGACTGGAAGTTCTTGCTGAAGGACCCACTCTCCTTGAAGAGCTGCTCAAAGTGAGGCTTACAATAAAGAACACCTTCCATTGAGGAATAGTTGCTCAGCTGAAACATAAAGATCATCAACTATAATCCGTGTAAAACTTTAAACTCATACACAAATGCTAACTCAATTAGTGTCCAACATTACTAAGGTCCTGTCAGAATAAACTTCATAAGTactaataaaagaagaaaataagaaagtaaaattgATCGAAATTCTCtcataagctaaaatcaacttaagcacttaacttttatagaagcACTGTCATAGAAGTTATGCTgcacataagttgattttagcttatgaGAGAAGTTCAATGcattttaccttcttattttcttttccagtTTATCCAAACATGACATAAAAGGAGCCGATCAGTGCCATTACAGGAATCAACTGAAGATTTTACACTCCAAAAATTCTTGGTTTCATCAGGGTGGTGTCCCCATTCATTTTCTGATCAAACCATGAAGTCACACTATGTTTTTATCAACCAACTAAAATTCTCATGGAATTTTTTCATGGATGCAAGGCAGCGTCGAACAAAAGCAAGGATCTTTAGCagaatttaacaaataaaaaataaagaagaatatttatatgctatcaaataaaataataaataatgcagCTAACAAAACAAgcgaaaaaaacaaaaaaacaacaataataaagaaaaagggcACCTTTAATGTTCCTTTGCAGTGAGAACATCTGAAGCAAGCTTTGTGATAAGCAGTGCCATCAGCAGAAAGCTGATCAACTGGATAAACCGTTTTCTCACAAGCCTTGCACTTTTGCTGGGTACCGATAAAAGACATTGCTATGGCTTTTTAGATCTAAATTCACCACCAATTCCAAATTCACAAGACACTGGATCGGCTTCAGAGACTACTTTTTCTTGTTAGATTTGCCTGTCACAATAACTTGAGCTACTCATATgaaccaaaaacataaaaacaacaaTGAGCTTGAAAAAGGGTTAAACTTTGAAagcttgaaagaaaaaaaaatcctcgtACAAAATGAATCTGTTTTGGTCAGAGAAATGAAATAGTATAAAGTTAACACAGTCAAAGTGGGTATTTCATTttcagcataccttgtgaaGAGAAAGTGGTGAGGTGAATGGTGGATCTGTTGTGATCTGAAGCTTTAAACTGAAAAGGTGAAGATAAAGAGAGTGAGAAATTTTGagggtgaaagaaaagaaaaaaagaagaagagcaaCTTGAGACACAACTCAGGTTTAGCACTCGGGACTGTGTATGTCATTGAATATATATTGATAACAGATCATATCTTGGTCACCATAATGAAAATGtaacaaagagagaaaaatgaagagatTTTAATTGGAAATAATAACTACTAGCATGTCTATTAGGAACCAGGATACAAATATCCTTGCTGTGtccattaacattttttttattcatttggtaGAATCCACTAAcgctgctttttttttttatctttttctttttttatgtctCAATGTCGTGGTCCATCATGGGCAACAACTCAATCAGAGCACGAAAATTAGAAGAACTGTTttgatttgtaattaaatacgttgatttataattaaatataatttaaaaaatcattgcacttcatgtatatatattatttgttctaatttaaatatattgatcATTATCAAATTATAGACGGTTACTATTATATACTaagattattgatttttatagtaatcctttcaaaaatattatataaaatatttataatattacgCTAACCATGTAcagaaattaaactcttaaaaaagtctcatataaaaataaatttccccATTCTCAACAATCAATTCAATTTAACGTCGTTGACCCAGTAAaccaattgaaaattttataataaaaataaaaatatttaaattatattcaattccagttttaatataaaaaataatcttattgattgtatttaaaattattcaataactaatattttaataagtgtattgtataaaatgaatatttttttatcatctggCATTTTACATATGATTTGGTTCTTTTTGGCAAAGCAGATTTGGGACCAATAGACTTCATCAAGACTCATAATTTTATTCCGCTCTAGCTCGAAACAAAAGGTTAATACAAATAaaacttgtatttattttattattctaatgTTTCTTGACAGGTAAAGACCCAATGTAACACTCCGTCTTTTCTAATTTGTGAAacttattgaaaataattataagtgaaaaattatatttagttaagaaaatttaacaataaatatgtataatttttgtgAGTAAGTTTCAGTAACATTTTTCACTAAAAGATTGAGATTGTATTGTAAGCTTTTTTTTAGGGAAGATTGTATTGTAagctaaaaatataagattatgcTACGAAATTAagcaaatagttaagaaactaTGGGAATTAATTATGGAAAAAAGGGTTATGTAATAACATTATATAAAATTGTGCACAATCATCTAATTATAATCACatcttacataataaatttattaatttttaaaataattatcttaaaataatttaaataataataaattgaatgaTGTTTTATATTAGTGCATAGATATTAAACTCTTAACTATGATTACTTCTTATTAATTTTAACACTctctattaaaataattatgattccTTGTCAAGCACAAGGAATACTTCAATTGATTTCAAAGTGTGATTCACACATTAGAGAAAAGGGTTATCATAGatattaaagttaaatatatgATAGACCAACAGAAACAAGTAACAAGGAGACATCAACTGCAAACAGCAATACAGGGGtgcaaaaagaggaaaaatctaAGAGAAGAATTAGGAGGCCTTCGTACCTTTGAGATTACGCTTGAGTCAGAGGGCAGTTTGGGCAAATGCAGAGTTAGGAAAATCTTGCTTGGGGAATGCTTGTCTCGTTCCTTCAGACACAGCATAACCAATTTGATCCGATTTGAGATTTTGCAATCTCTCGTAATATTCCTTGTACGAATGGCATCAATTCTGTTATTAGGAATACTATATATAGGATTGTAAATAACAAGCAATGAATATGAATAATTTTGCCCACAATTTACCTTTGTTTTCCTTTCCCCCCTCAGTATTTTGGAGGTAGCTGGCCCTCGAAGCCCAGCCTTAGTTGTTCCTCTAACAAATTGGTGCTCTCGTTGCCATGTCCGCCTCGGATCCTCCTGGGTCAATCACCAAGCTGGAAGATGCTTTGCTTCTTCTTGCTCAACAACACCTTTCACTCACCACCAAAATCGATGAGTTACTTCATCGTCTACCTCCATCACACCCTTCACCCTCTTTTTCTCCATTCGATTCCACCAACCCTCCCCTCCGTAGCCCATCCCCTGCAACCacacataaaatgaaattagacgTGCCCCGGTTTGATGGCACAGACCCAAATGGctggatttttaaaataaaccagTTTTTTGAATATCACAGCACCCCCTTTGAAGACCGCTTGACCATTGCATCCTTTGCCATGGATGGACGTGCCCTTGCTTGGTTCCAATGGATGACCAGCAATGGGCAACTTACGTCTTGGTCGGTTTTCCAGCAAGCACTACAGGCTCGATTTGCTCAGTCACAATATGAGGACCCCACAGGGGCCCTCTTCAAGCTCACACAGAAGGGGACTGTAGGGGATTACCTTGCCGAATTTGAGGACCTCGCGACTCGTGTCGTCGGGCTTCCACCGCCCTTCCTTCTCAGCTGCTTCGTTTCTGGATTATCCCCTGACATCCGTCGTGACGTCCAGGCACTGCAACCACTCACCTTAGCCCAGGCGGCGGGCCTTGCGAAACTTCAGGAGGAGAAGTTTCTGGACCACCGTTTTCCGCCTAAACCCAGGAATCCTGCACATACGACCCAACCCCCTTTCCTCCGCCCTTCCCCACCCACTTCCTCACCCAAATCCTTCTTCCCCACTCCCATTTCAACCGCGCCTGCACCTTTACTCACTGCCCCGCCGCGTACTCCGCCTCCTGTGAAAAGGCTATCCCCGGAAGAGGTTGCATCTCGCCGGGAACGTGGTCTGTGTTTTTCGTGTGACGAAAAATACCACAGAGGACATAAATGTGCCTCTAGGGTTTTTCTGCTTATAGCTGCTGACGACGACCCTCATCTACCCAATTTAAACCCAGCTGACCCAGACCCAGACCCGCCTGACCCACCCGATAACAACCCGGCCCAAATTAGCCTAAACACTCTTGCAGGTAATGTAGCCCCTGAAACGCTGCGTTTGGTGGGCATCATTTCCGACCACCACGTCATCCTCCTTGTTGACGGCGGCAGCACTCACAGTTTTATACAAGAGCAGCTGGTCCCTCAATTGCAGTTATCATGTCAGGCCATACCTCCATTACGGGTCATGATCGGCAACGGTCAACACTTGGTTTGCAGTCACATGTGCCCACGTGTCCCCATCACAATTCAGGGAGCCCAATTCACAGCTGATTTGTATGTGCTTCCCATTGCCGGAGCCAACGTTGTCTTAGGAGTTCAATGGCTCAAATCTTTGGGGCCCATCCTAACTGATTATACGACCTTATGTATGCAATTCTTCCATGAGGGACGTTTGGTTCAATTGAATGGCGACAGGGACGCAAGCTTGAACATGCTTACCCTTCCTCAATTTCGCCGGTTTTGTCGCCGACACGAAGATGCTCTCTACTTGCATGTTTCTATGGCATCGTCGGAGACTCCTCATCAAACACCGGCCCCGGTCCCCTCTGCAATTCAAGATCTCCTGACCCACTTTGCTTCTCTGTTCCAGGAACCACATTCGTTGCCACCACCCAGGGAGACGGACCATCACATTCATCTCCTTCCCCACTCTTGCCCTGTGAATGTGCGTCCGTACAGGTATCCCCATTTTCAAAAGCGTGAAATTGAGCTTCAGGTGGAGTTGATGCTTCAGAAAGGGTTAATTCAGCCCAGTACGAGTCCTTTCTCGTCCCCAGTCTTGTTGGTCAGGAAACAAGATGGATCATGGCGCTTTTGCGTGGACTACAGAGCTCTGAATTTAGTAACGGTGAAGGATAGATTTCCTATCCCCACCATTGATGAGCTTCTTGATGAGCTCGGCGGTGCGCGCTGCTTCTCTAAACTTGATTTGCTTAGTGGTTACCATCAAATCCGCA encodes:
- the LOC100786139 gene encoding LIM domain-containing protein WLIM2b, with translation MSFIGTQQKCKACEKTVYPVDQLSADGTAYHKACFRCSHCKGTLKLSNYSSMEGVLYCKPHFEQLFKESGSFSKNFQSPAKLADKTTHELTRSPSKAASMFSGTQEKCATCGKTAYPLEKVTVEGQAYHKSCFKCSHGGCPITPSNYAALEGILYCKHHFSQLFKEKGSYNHLTKSASVKRAAAAAATATATTVASVPES
- the LOC102669582 gene encoding uncharacterized protein, which encodes MSASDPPGSITKLEDALLLLAQQHLSLTTKIDELLHRLPPSHPSPSFSPFDSTNPPLRSPSPATTHKMKLDVPRFDGTDPNGWIFKINQFFEYHSTPFEDRLTIASFAMDGRALAWFQWMTSNGQLTSWSVFQQALQARFAQSQYEDPTGALFKLTQKGTVGDYLAEFEDLATRVVGLPPPFLLSCFVSGLSPDIRRDVQALQPLTLAQAAGLAKLQEEKFLDHRFPPKPRNPAHTTQPPFLRPSPPTSSPKSFFPTPISTAPAPLLTAPPRTPPPVKRLSPEEVASRRERGLCFSCDEKYHRGHKCASRVFLLIAADDDPHLPNLNPADPDPDPPDPPDNNPAQISLNTLAGNVAPETLRLVGIISDHHVILLVDGGSTHSFIQEQLVPQLQLSCQAIPPLRVMIGNGQHLVCSHMCPRVPITIQGAQFTADLYVLPIAGANVVLGVQWLKSLGPILTDYTTLCMQFFHEGRLVQLNGDRDASLNMLTLPQFRRFCRRHEDALYLHVSMASSETPHQTPAPVPSAIQDLLTHFASLFQEPHSLPPPRETDHHIHLLPHSCPVNVRPYRYPHFQKREIELQVELMLQKGLIQPSTSPFSSPVLLVRKQDGSWRFCVDYRALNLVTVKDRFPIPTIDELLDELGGARCFSKLDLLSGYHQIRMHSADIPKTAFRTHHGYYEFKVMPFGLCNAPSSFQATMNTIFRPYLRQFVIVFFDDILIYSGSLDEHLSHLQTTFQVLLENQFVLKFSKCFFAQPEVEYLGHVVSIRGVELVASKVETIRQWPTPQSTRALRSFLGLVGFYRRFIRSYATIADPLVKATTKDPLVWTKQTQTAFTHLKEALSTALVLILPDFTQPFTVETDASGVGMGVVLSQQGRPIAFFSKPFPPKLLHALTYVRELCVVTTAVKKWRQYLLGQRFTILTDHRSLKELLTQAIQTLEQHVYLARLLGYDYVIHYRSGLNNQVADALSRLPEQSATKLMILSVPSLTFIEDLRHQLTNHSGYQQMLQDIRESPSTHPEFSVTRDLITHKGRIWLTRDLPIIPVLLTEFHATPTGGHAGIVKTLARLTENFYWPGIRDDVTKFVTNCVECQVTKYETKRAAGLLCPLPVPSKP